The following coding sequences lie in one bacterium genomic window:
- a CDS encoding PTS system mannose/fructose/sorbose family transporter subunit IID — MNSVPKQSILLRSLALQLFLNYRTMQGPGYLLALRPLLKQSPLSEPKIRAAGSYINGHPVFSSAGLGAIAGRLTSDDALDLSDFAAWKREISTPMGAIGDGLIWERFKPGLLAVAAGFLLVAGPYAQDVWPWITLVILAVYNSTLWMFREWAFARGFELRERLTELAAHPGLIKLKKGLRIFGILAAAFALAGSLGVFVNGGALGASQFGAGFLIMLAGARLRVSTLTAAFFTVLSTFGLYYLNQL; from the coding sequence ATGAACAGTGTTCCGAAACAGAGCATCCTGCTGCGCTCGCTTGCGCTGCAACTCTTCCTGAACTATCGCACGATGCAGGGGCCGGGCTATCTGCTCGCCTTGCGTCCGTTGCTAAAACAATCCCCTTTGTCTGAACCGAAGATTCGCGCGGCCGGCAGCTACATCAACGGTCATCCGGTGTTTTCCAGTGCAGGGCTGGGGGCAATCGCCGGGCGATTGACGTCTGATGATGCTCTTGACTTGAGTGATTTTGCGGCATGGAAGCGGGAGATTTCAACGCCGATGGGAGCCATCGGGGACGGGTTGATTTGGGAGCGGTTCAAACCCGGGCTGCTGGCGGTGGCAGCGGGTTTCCTGCTGGTAGCGGGCCCGTATGCGCAAGACGTATGGCCGTGGATCACGCTGGTCATCCTGGCTGTATACAACAGCACACTTTGGATGTTCCGCGAGTGGGCGTTCGCACGAGGATTTGAACTGCGGGAGCGCTTGACAGAGCTTGCCGCGCATCCCGGACTGATCAAGCTCAAAAAGGGATTGCGGATCTTCGGGATTCTTGCTGCGGCTTTCGCGCTGGCGGGTTCGCTTGGGGTGTTTGTGAACGGCGGCGCACTCGGTGCGTCTCAATTCGGTGCGGGCTTTCTCATCATGCTGGCCGGAGCGAGGCTGCGTGTGAGCACCTTGACGGCGGCATTTTTCACGGTTTTATCCACATTCGGTTTGTATTACCTGAATCAACTATGA
- a CDS encoding HPr family phosphocarrier protein, which translates to MIQKEVTLLNRLGLHIRPAAQLTKIAAKYNADVYLLKDGMRVNGKSIMGVMMLAAARGSSLTIECIGDDEQSLMDDLVQLFENKFYEE; encoded by the coding sequence GTGATCCAGAAGGAAGTAACCCTCCTCAATCGTTTGGGGCTGCACATCCGCCCCGCCGCACAACTGACGAAGATTGCGGCCAAGTATAACGCCGACGTGTATCTTTTAAAGGACGGGATGCGCGTCAACGGCAAGAGTATCATGGGAGTGATGATGCTCGCAGCGGCGCGCGGCAGCTCGCTGACGATCGAGTGTATCGGCGATGACGAGCAGTCGTTAATGGACGATTTGGTCCAGCTGTTTGAGAACAAGTTTTACGAGGAGTAA
- the ptsP gene encoding phosphoenolpyruvate--protein phosphotransferase, which translates to MGSESKKEQILRGIPASHGIAIGRVHLINYEEPEVLPRKLAPAEVPKELARLNDAIEATQAAIERSRDRALDLAGIAVGKIFDAHLLILGDTIFQDQVRGRIAREQFDAEYIIYDAFAQMIELISRSAGEVFRERAADLRDVRSRLLRHLRGEGDVIPDHPTHEVILVAEDLSPTQALNLDRTLVHGIATDIGGLTSHTAILARSLDIPTVVGIGDATAKASSGDAIIINGNSGKVILHPTAESLSEYQSKRERFRGFQRILEGLRGQPAVTTDGHEIKLWGNIELPREADLVLSHGGTGVGLFRSEFLFLTRETTPTEDEQFGVYDKAAEIMAPHPVVIRTFDLGGDKYHAGINLRDERNPFLGYRAIRVSLSRRDLFRAQLRAILRASARENVRVMFPFVSGLEELREAITVLDEAKLELQQRKLAFDPNIPVGIMVEIPSAAVFADRLAEECDFLSIGTNDLIQYTVATDRANEQVAAYYRSYHPAVLRLIEMTVDAGRKRHVDVGICGEMGGTPTAIPLLIGLGLRELSMTSSMIPEIKKIIRTLSYEECRRMTRKAMKMATSQEIQQYMQRELKKRFADLPIWF; encoded by the coding sequence GTGGGCAGCGAGAGCAAGAAGGAGCAGATATTGCGCGGTATTCCGGCGTCGCACGGGATAGCGATCGGCCGCGTGCATCTGATCAATTACGAAGAGCCGGAAGTTCTTCCGCGCAAGCTCGCGCCCGCGGAAGTGCCGAAAGAGCTGGCCCGGCTCAACGACGCGATCGAAGCGACACAAGCCGCGATAGAGCGCTCGCGCGATCGGGCGCTGGACCTGGCCGGAATTGCGGTGGGCAAGATCTTCGACGCGCACTTGCTGATTCTGGGGGACACGATATTTCAGGATCAGGTTCGCGGGAGAATCGCGCGCGAGCAGTTCGACGCCGAATACATTATCTATGACGCGTTTGCACAGATGATTGAGTTGATCAGCCGCTCGGCGGGCGAGGTTTTTCGTGAGCGTGCGGCGGATTTGCGCGATGTGCGGAGCAGGCTGCTCAGGCATTTGCGCGGTGAAGGGGATGTGATTCCCGATCATCCGACTCATGAGGTAATTCTGGTCGCGGAGGACCTCTCCCCCACTCAAGCTTTGAACCTCGACCGGACGCTGGTTCACGGGATCGCCACAGATATTGGCGGGCTGACGTCGCACACGGCAATCCTCGCCCGCAGTCTGGACATTCCCACGGTAGTCGGCATCGGAGATGCGACAGCCAAAGCGAGCAGCGGCGACGCGATCATTATCAACGGCAACAGCGGCAAAGTTATTTTACATCCGACCGCCGAATCGCTGTCAGAGTATCAGTCGAAGCGTGAGCGGTTTCGCGGCTTTCAACGGATTCTGGAAGGATTGCGCGGTCAGCCGGCTGTGACGACCGACGGACACGAGATCAAGCTGTGGGGCAATATTGAATTGCCGCGCGAAGCGGACTTGGTGCTTTCTCACGGTGGCACAGGCGTCGGGTTGTTCCGCAGTGAATTCCTATTCTTGACGCGAGAGACAACGCCGACGGAAGATGAGCAGTTCGGCGTCTATGATAAGGCCGCAGAAATCATGGCGCCGCATCCGGTTGTCATTCGCACGTTCGATCTCGGCGGAGACAAGTATCATGCGGGCATCAATCTGCGGGATGAGAGGAATCCATTTCTCGGATACCGCGCGATCCGTGTCTCCTTGTCACGGCGAGACTTGTTTCGGGCGCAATTACGTGCCATTTTGCGGGCTTCCGCGCGCGAGAACGTGAGAGTGATGTTCCCGTTTGTTTCCGGGTTGGAGGAATTGCGGGAAGCGATAACCGTGCTCGACGAAGCGAAGCTGGAGCTACAGCAACGGAAACTTGCCTTTGACCCCAACATTCCGGTAGGCATCATGGTAGAGATTCCGTCTGCGGCGGTGTTTGCGGATCGGCTGGCGGAGGAGTGTGACTTTCTGTCCATTGGAACGAACGATTTGATTCAGTACACAGTGGCAACAGACCGCGCGAATGAGCAGGTGGCCGCATATTACAGGAGCTATCATCCGGCGGTGTTGCGGCTGATCGAAATGACGGTCGATGCCGGCAGAAAGCGACACGTCGATGTAGGAATATGCGGAGAAATGGGCGGAACTCCAACGGCGATACCGTTGTTGATCGGGTTGGGGTTGCGCGAACTTTCGATGACGTCTTCCATGATACCCGAGATCAAGAAGATTATCCGCACACTGTCGTACGAGGAGTGCAGACGGATGACGCGCAAGGCGATGAAGATGGCGACGTCACAGGAGATTCAACAATACATGCAGCGCGAATTGAAGAAGCGATTCGCGGATTTGCCGATTTGGTTCTAA
- a CDS encoding NTP transferase domain-containing protein, which translates to MKAIIPVAGIGSRLRPHTFTRPKVLLNVAGKPILGHILDHLIASGIDQVTLVVGAMGDLIESYVRKHYAIPADFVVQQEARGLAHAVHLGLTSEDQEVLVILGDTIFEFDLKRVLSESADNAIGVKTVEDPRRFGVVETRDHIVTRLVEKPENPRSNLVIVGIYLIRQAQALKESIEILFERNLTTRGEFQLTDALQLMIESGTQITTFPVDNWFDCGKPETLLETNRHLLAKLNGDLPQRKGAVFIPPVFVHPEAIIEQAIVGPFATIGQGAEVRNAMVRDAILGEGARVEEALVAGSLVGNNAVVKGMFHRYNLGDSSAIIEGIGDEL; encoded by the coding sequence GTGAAAGCAATCATTCCGGTCGCAGGGATAGGTTCGCGTTTGCGACCGCACACCTTCACCCGGCCCAAAGTCCTCCTCAACGTGGCCGGGAAACCCATTCTCGGCCATATACTCGATCATCTCATCGCATCCGGCATAGACCAAGTAACATTGGTTGTTGGTGCGATGGGCGATTTGATTGAGAGCTACGTGCGTAAGCACTACGCGATTCCCGCGGACTTCGTGGTTCAGCAGGAAGCTCGGGGACTTGCTCATGCCGTGCATTTGGGATTGACATCCGAGGATCAGGAAGTTCTGGTCATACTTGGCGACACGATATTTGAATTCGACCTCAAACGTGTGTTGAGCGAATCGGCTGACAACGCAATCGGGGTGAAGACGGTCGAAGATCCGCGCCGGTTCGGAGTCGTTGAGACGCGCGACCACATCGTCACGCGTCTTGTTGAGAAACCTGAGAACCCGCGCTCAAATCTGGTTATTGTGGGAATTTATCTTATCCGGCAGGCGCAGGCCCTGAAAGAATCCATTGAGATACTGTTCGAGCGCAACTTGACGACCCGCGGGGAGTTCCAGCTAACCGATGCCCTACAGCTGATGATCGAGAGTGGAACTCAGATTACAACCTTTCCGGTGGATAACTGGTTCGACTGCGGGAAACCCGAGACTCTTCTTGAAACGAACCGTCATTTGCTTGCGAAGTTAAACGGCGATTTGCCGCAGCGCAAGGGCGCGGTGTTTATCCCGCCGGTGTTTGTACATCCCGAGGCCATCATTGAGCAGGCAATCGTTGGTCCATTTGCAACGATCGGCCAAGGGGCGGAAGTACGCAACGCGATGGTGCGGGATGCCATTTTAGGTGAGGGCGCGCGAGTCGAGGAGGCCTTAGTGGCCGGGTCCTTGGTCGGCAATAACGCGGTGGTGAAGGGAATGTTTCACCGTTACAATTTGGGCGATTCCAGCGCCATCATAGAAGGTATAGGCGACGAGCTATAG
- the metK gene encoding methionine adenosyltransferase, protein MSTFVFSSESVSEGHPDKIADQISDAVLDAMLKDDSMARVACETFVTTGMALVGGEITTHTYVDIPALVRGVIKDIGYTNAAYGFDYETCAVITTIDKQSPDIAQAVDADGAGDQGMMFGYASKETPEMMPLPIVLSHKLVHELANMRRAGKLGYLRPDAKSQVSVKYVDGKPTEIVAVVISTQHDPSAERKQIEADLKRDLLPAVLSGYKMSSDCKIYINPSGKFVVGGPQGDAGLTGRKIIVDTYGGWVPHGGGAFSGKDPTKVDRSGAYAARWIAKNVVAAGLAERCTIQLAYAIGVAEPVSIMVDTKGTGILPDEEIEKKVRKAFDLTVRGIITALDLRRPIYRKTAAYGHFGRSEETFTWEKTDRISSLA, encoded by the coding sequence ATGAGCACATTTGTCTTTTCCAGCGAGTCGGTCAGTGAAGGACATCCTGATAAGATTGCGGATCAGATTTCGGACGCGGTTCTCGACGCGATGCTGAAGGACGATTCGATGGCACGTGTCGCGTGCGAGACTTTTGTCACGACGGGTATGGCTCTGGTCGGCGGCGAGATTACGACTCATACCTACGTGGACATTCCGGCACTTGTACGCGGTGTCATCAAGGATATTGGCTACACAAACGCCGCGTATGGTTTTGACTATGAGACGTGCGCAGTGATCACGACGATCGACAAGCAGAGTCCCGACATTGCACAGGCGGTGGACGCCGACGGTGCGGGAGATCAAGGCATGATGTTCGGCTACGCGTCCAAGGAGACACCGGAGATGATGCCTCTTCCGATCGTCTTGTCGCACAAGCTGGTGCATGAACTTGCGAACATGCGCCGCGCCGGGAAGCTGGGCTACCTGCGCCCCGATGCGAAGTCGCAGGTTTCGGTGAAATACGTGGACGGAAAGCCGACGGAAATTGTGGCGGTCGTCATTTCGACACAGCACGATCCAAGCGCAGAGCGCAAGCAAATCGAGGCGGACTTAAAGCGCGATCTGCTCCCGGCAGTGTTGTCCGGCTACAAGATGAGCAGTGACTGCAAAATCTACATTAACCCATCGGGCAAGTTCGTGGTCGGAGGCCCGCAAGGTGACGCGGGACTTACCGGTCGCAAGATTATCGTCGACACTTATGGCGGTTGGGTGCCTCATGGCGGCGGCGCTTTTTCCGGCAAAGATCCGACAAAAGTTGACCGCAGCGGCGCGTATGCGGCGCGTTGGATTGCCAAGAATGTTGTGGCTGCCGGCTTGGCCGAGCGATGCACCATTCAGCTTGCCTATGCGATCGGAGTGGCCGAACCGGTGTCCATCATGGTAGACACGAAGGGCACAGGAATTCTTCCGGATGAAGAGATTGAGAAGAAAGTGCGGAAGGCGTTTGACCTCACGGTCCGTGGAATTATCACAGCTCTCGACCTCCGCCGTCCGATCTATCGCAAGACGGCGGCCTATGGACACTTCGGCCGCAGCGAAGAGACGTTTACATGGGAAAAGACAGACAGAATAAGTTCATTAGCATAA